From Diospyros lotus cultivar Yz01 chromosome 4, ASM1463336v1, whole genome shotgun sequence, a single genomic window includes:
- the LOC127800817 gene encoding uncharacterized protein LOC127800817 isoform X2: MLEAVESSVNGGFSHLQSCGDSSEEELSVLPRHTKVVVTGNNRTKSVLVGLQGVVKKAVGLGGWHWLVLTNGIEVKLQRNALSVIEAPTGNEEDDDLEFENLPWNGSDMGGFASDDTQKSHRSRHRKHISSGSSYKTMSRSLSCDSQSKGSVSTPRGSMVDLSKLEMTALRRYWRHFKLVDASPNPSREQLVEVVQRHFMSQQLDELQVITGFVQAAKRLKMVCK; encoded by the exons ATGCTGGAAGCCGTGGAGAGTTCGGTCAATGGCGGATTCTCGCACTTGCAGAGCTGCGGCGATAGCAGCGAAGAAGAGCTCTCCGTTCTGCCCCGTCACACCAAGGTCGTTGTGACCGGCAACAACCGGACAAAATCCGTTCTCGTTGGCCTCCAAGGAGTTGTCAAGAAGGCGGTTGGGCTCGGAGGCTGGCATTGGCTG GTCCTTACAAATGGCATAGAGGTAAAATTGCAAAGAAATGCCCTTAGTGTGATTGAAGCTCCTACTGGCAATGAGGAAGATGATGATCTAGAATTCGAAAATCTGCCATGGAATGGCTCAGATATGGGTGGGTTTG CATCCGATGATACTCAAAAGTCCCATAGATCAAGGCATAGAAAGCATATATCATCTGGATCATCCTACAAGACCATGAGCAGGTCCCTCTCTTGCGACTCACAATCAAAGGGATCTGTTTCTACTCCTCGTGGGTCCATG GTTGACCTGAGTAAACTGGAGATGACTGCATTAAGGAGATATTGGCGACACTTTAAACTT gtTGATGCCAGCCCCAATCCATCTAGAGAGCAACTAGTTGAAGTTGTCCAGAGGCATTTCATGTCACAG CAACTGGATGAGTTGCAGGTCATAACCGGGTTCGTGCAAGCTGCAAAGAGATTGAAGATGGTATGCAAATGA
- the LOC127799529 gene encoding F-box/FBD/LRR-repeat protein At1g13570-like isoform X2 encodes MRPREPPKVPCETEKEVDRISYLPGHIIDKVLSQLSLRDAVRTSVLSKKWRYKWNTLPHLVFDNQSVLVVSQDQTFIKNKIVSIVDHVLLLHNGPIHKFKLSHRDLIGVYDIDRWILYLSRGSVKEFILEIWKGHRYKLPSCVYSCQKLLHLELFNCLLKPPPTFHGFRNLKSLDLQHITMDQNAFEHLISSCPLLERLTLMNFDGFTLLNIHAPNLQFFDIGGVFDDVNFENTSHLAIVSIGLYVNIENDRTLTLGNTSNLIKFFAHLPSVQRLEVQSYFLKYLAVGRIPERLPSPCAELNYLSIRINFNDVEEELAALCLLRSSPNVQELEILARPEEQSGSGSGANNWKKDYSSYLFNQLRLIKIVGILGLSCEMDFINFLLGNSPVLDKMTVKPASNDRGWELLKELVRFRRVSVRAEIIYLDP; translated from the exons ATG AGGCCCAGAGAACCACCAAAGGTCCCTTGTGAAACTGAAAAGGAGGTAGACAGAATCAGCTATCTTCCAGGGCATATTATAGACAAAGTGTTGTCACAATTGTCACTTAGAGATGCTGTGAGGACAAGTGTGCTGTCCAAAAAGTGGAGGTACAAATGGAATACCCTTCCGCATCTCGTGTTTGATAATCAATCTGTCTTGGTTGTTTCACAAGATCAAACATTCATAAAAAACAAGATTGTGAGTATTGTGGATCATGTTCTATTGCTGCACAATGGGCCAATACACAAGTTTAAGCTTTCTCACCGAGATCTTATAGGTGTCTACGACATCGATCGATGGATTCTCTATCTCTCAAGGGGCTCTGTCAAGGAATTTATACTTGAAATTTGGAAGGGTCATCGCTACAAGCTACCTTCATGTGTATATTCCTGCCAAAAGTTGCTTCACTTGGAATTGTTTAACTGTCTATTAAAGCCTCCCCCAACATTCCATGGGTTTAGGAACTTGAAGAGCCTTGATCTTCAGCATATTACCATGGACCAAAATGCATTTGAGCACCTGATATCTAGTTGCCCTTTGCTTGAAAGACTTACGTTAATGAACTTCGATGGTTTTACCCTGCTTAACATTCATGCTCCAAATCTCCAGTTCTTTGACATTGGAGGTGTTTTTGATgatgtcaattttgagaataCATCCCATCTAGCTATTGTTTCAATTGGTTTATATGTGAATATTGAAAATGACCGAACTCTGACCCTGGGCAATACTAGCAATTTGATCAAGTTTTTCGCTCACCTGCCTTCTGTTCAGAGGCTCGAGGTACAGAGTTATTTTCTGAAG TATTTGGCTGTTGGAAGGATTCCAGAGAGGCTGCCCAGTCCATGTGCGGAGTTGAATTACCTTTCTATTCGCATAAATTTCAATGACGTGGAGGAGGAATTGGCAGCGCTTTGCCTTCTTAGGAGTTCTCCTAATGTTCAAGAGCTTGAGATATTA GCTCGTCCAGAGGAGCAGAGTGGTTCAGGAAGTGGCGCCAACAACTGGAAGAAAGATTATTCGAGCTACCTGTTTAACCAGTTGAGGTTAATTAAGATAGTAGGCATCCTTGGGTTGAGCTGTGAGATGGATTTCATCAACTTTCTACTTGGAAACTCACCAGTGCTTGATAAGATGACTGTGAAGCCTGCCTCCAACGACAGAGGATGGGAGTTGCTAAAGGAATTGGTACGGTTCCGACGAGTGTCTGTGCGAGCAGAAATTATCTACTTGGACCCGTAG
- the LOC127800817 gene encoding uncharacterized protein LOC127800817 isoform X3 produces the protein MLEAVESSVNGGFSHLQSCGDSSEEELSVLPRHTKVVVTGNNRTKSVLVGLQGVVKKAVGLGGWHWLVLTNGIEVKLQRNALSVIEAPTGNEEDDDLEFENLPWNGSDMASDDTQKSHRSRHRKHISSGSSYKTMSRSLSCDSQSKGSVSTPRGSMKVDLSKLEMTALRRYWRHFKLVDASPNPSREQLVEVVQRHFMSQQLDELQVITGFVQAAKRLKMVCK, from the exons ATGCTGGAAGCCGTGGAGAGTTCGGTCAATGGCGGATTCTCGCACTTGCAGAGCTGCGGCGATAGCAGCGAAGAAGAGCTCTCCGTTCTGCCCCGTCACACCAAGGTCGTTGTGACCGGCAACAACCGGACAAAATCCGTTCTCGTTGGCCTCCAAGGAGTTGTCAAGAAGGCGGTTGGGCTCGGAGGCTGGCATTGGCTG GTCCTTACAAATGGCATAGAGGTAAAATTGCAAAGAAATGCCCTTAGTGTGATTGAAGCTCCTACTGGCAATGAGGAAGATGATGATCTAGAATTCGAAAATCTGCCATGGAATGGCTCAGATATGG CATCCGATGATACTCAAAAGTCCCATAGATCAAGGCATAGAAAGCATATATCATCTGGATCATCCTACAAGACCATGAGCAGGTCCCTCTCTTGCGACTCACAATCAAAGGGATCTGTTTCTACTCCTCGTGGGTCCATG AAGGTTGACCTGAGTAAACTGGAGATGACTGCATTAAGGAGATATTGGCGACACTTTAAACTT gtTGATGCCAGCCCCAATCCATCTAGAGAGCAACTAGTTGAAGTTGTCCAGAGGCATTTCATGTCACAG CAACTGGATGAGTTGCAGGTCATAACCGGGTTCGTGCAAGCTGCAAAGAGATTGAAGATGGTATGCAAATGA
- the LOC127799529 gene encoding F-box/FBD/LRR-repeat protein At1g13570-like isoform X1, translating to MQTAKRPREPPKVPCETEKEVDRISYLPGHIIDKVLSQLSLRDAVRTSVLSKKWRYKWNTLPHLVFDNQSVLVVSQDQTFIKNKIVSIVDHVLLLHNGPIHKFKLSHRDLIGVYDIDRWILYLSRGSVKEFILEIWKGHRYKLPSCVYSCQKLLHLELFNCLLKPPPTFHGFRNLKSLDLQHITMDQNAFEHLISSCPLLERLTLMNFDGFTLLNIHAPNLQFFDIGGVFDDVNFENTSHLAIVSIGLYVNIENDRTLTLGNTSNLIKFFAHLPSVQRLEVQSYFLKYLAVGRIPERLPSPCAELNYLSIRINFNDVEEELAALCLLRSSPNVQELEILARPEEQSGSGSGANNWKKDYSSYLFNQLRLIKIVGILGLSCEMDFINFLLGNSPVLDKMTVKPASNDRGWELLKELVRFRRVSVRAEIIYLDP from the exons ATGCAAACTGCTaag AGGCCCAGAGAACCACCAAAGGTCCCTTGTGAAACTGAAAAGGAGGTAGACAGAATCAGCTATCTTCCAGGGCATATTATAGACAAAGTGTTGTCACAATTGTCACTTAGAGATGCTGTGAGGACAAGTGTGCTGTCCAAAAAGTGGAGGTACAAATGGAATACCCTTCCGCATCTCGTGTTTGATAATCAATCTGTCTTGGTTGTTTCACAAGATCAAACATTCATAAAAAACAAGATTGTGAGTATTGTGGATCATGTTCTATTGCTGCACAATGGGCCAATACACAAGTTTAAGCTTTCTCACCGAGATCTTATAGGTGTCTACGACATCGATCGATGGATTCTCTATCTCTCAAGGGGCTCTGTCAAGGAATTTATACTTGAAATTTGGAAGGGTCATCGCTACAAGCTACCTTCATGTGTATATTCCTGCCAAAAGTTGCTTCACTTGGAATTGTTTAACTGTCTATTAAAGCCTCCCCCAACATTCCATGGGTTTAGGAACTTGAAGAGCCTTGATCTTCAGCATATTACCATGGACCAAAATGCATTTGAGCACCTGATATCTAGTTGCCCTTTGCTTGAAAGACTTACGTTAATGAACTTCGATGGTTTTACCCTGCTTAACATTCATGCTCCAAATCTCCAGTTCTTTGACATTGGAGGTGTTTTTGATgatgtcaattttgagaataCATCCCATCTAGCTATTGTTTCAATTGGTTTATATGTGAATATTGAAAATGACCGAACTCTGACCCTGGGCAATACTAGCAATTTGATCAAGTTTTTCGCTCACCTGCCTTCTGTTCAGAGGCTCGAGGTACAGAGTTATTTTCTGAAG TATTTGGCTGTTGGAAGGATTCCAGAGAGGCTGCCCAGTCCATGTGCGGAGTTGAATTACCTTTCTATTCGCATAAATTTCAATGACGTGGAGGAGGAATTGGCAGCGCTTTGCCTTCTTAGGAGTTCTCCTAATGTTCAAGAGCTTGAGATATTA GCTCGTCCAGAGGAGCAGAGTGGTTCAGGAAGTGGCGCCAACAACTGGAAGAAAGATTATTCGAGCTACCTGTTTAACCAGTTGAGGTTAATTAAGATAGTAGGCATCCTTGGGTTGAGCTGTGAGATGGATTTCATCAACTTTCTACTTGGAAACTCACCAGTGCTTGATAAGATGACTGTGAAGCCTGCCTCCAACGACAGAGGATGGGAGTTGCTAAAGGAATTGGTACGGTTCCGACGAGTGTCTGTGCGAGCAGAAATTATCTACTTGGACCCGTAG
- the LOC127799530 gene encoding serine/threonine-protein phosphatase 7 long form homolog, protein MLLQVWSWERLHVGRPTRIAEAEVDPDIDPLAAHWRVRASSQENPRPHTLPFYRDQLDMQIEEQVTWQPYTDEILQRLPPSCLEGQEIWSAEVPLICFDLVEWHLPSRVMRQFGWVQDIPPTKSTETTLHNKDRRGMRVTDWEDYRHQYITLWEDRHDYVVNGVRDPTRVAHFGQYMNWYRRITRQHISPIPARRRMVFHPEGGARHFMECGIMHAFERHFEALDALDPTNEVARQAIVDIGNSLRQMHRLFRTVRLVDDVEPNPQLGHDDEVLADGVDNPQDMDETD, encoded by the exons ATGCTACTACAAGTCTGGTCGTGGGAAAGACTACATGTTGGACGACCGACTCGGATAGCAGAAGCAGAGGTGGACCCTGACATCGATCCTTTGGCAGCCCATTGGAGGGTTAGAGCGAGCTCTCAGGAAAACCCTCGCCCACATACTCTACCATTTTACCGAGACCAACTCGATATGCAGATAGAGGAACAA GTCACCTGGCAACCGTATACAGATGAGATCCTCCAACGCCTACCCCCGAGCTGTTTAGAAGGGCAGGAGATTTGGAGCGCAGAGGTGCCGCTCATATGTTTTGACCTTGTTGAGTGGCACCTCCCATCGCGAGTCATGCGCCAATTTGGTTGGGTGCAAGATATCCCACCCACCAAATCCACAGAGACAACCTTGCATAACAAGGACAGAAGAGGCATGCGTGTCACGGATTGGGAAGACTATCGCCATCAATACATCACCCTGTGGGAAGATCGGCATGACTATGTCGTCAATGGTGTTAGGGACCCTACTCGTGTGGCGCACTTCGGGCAGTACATGAATTGGTATCGACGCATCACTAGACAACATATATCTCCCATTCCCGCCCGTCGACGAATGGTGTTCCATCCCGAGGGTGGGGCTAGGCACTTCATG GAGTGTGGTATTATGCATGCATTTGAGCGACATTTTGAGGCGTTGGATGCATTAGACCCGACCAATGAGGTGGCTCGACAAGCAATTGTGGATATCGGTAACTCTTTACGACAGATGCATCGCTTGTTCCGAACTGTTCGTTTAGTCGACGATGTTGAGCCTAACCCTCAACTAGGCCACGATGATGAGGTGCTTGCAGATGGTGTTGACAATCCCCAAGACATGGACGAGACTGATTAG
- the LOC127800817 gene encoding uncharacterized protein LOC127800817 isoform X4 translates to MLEAVESSVNGGFSHLQSCGDSSEEELSVLPRHTKVVVTGNNRTKSVLVGLQGVVKKAVGLGGWHWLVLTNGIEVKLQRNALSVIEAPTGNEEDDDLEFENLPWNGSDMASDDTQKSHRSRHRKHISSGSSYKTMSRSLSCDSQSKGSVSTPRGSMVDLSKLEMTALRRYWRHFKLVDASPNPSREQLVEVVQRHFMSQQLDELQVITGFVQAAKRLKMVCK, encoded by the exons ATGCTGGAAGCCGTGGAGAGTTCGGTCAATGGCGGATTCTCGCACTTGCAGAGCTGCGGCGATAGCAGCGAAGAAGAGCTCTCCGTTCTGCCCCGTCACACCAAGGTCGTTGTGACCGGCAACAACCGGACAAAATCCGTTCTCGTTGGCCTCCAAGGAGTTGTCAAGAAGGCGGTTGGGCTCGGAGGCTGGCATTGGCTG GTCCTTACAAATGGCATAGAGGTAAAATTGCAAAGAAATGCCCTTAGTGTGATTGAAGCTCCTACTGGCAATGAGGAAGATGATGATCTAGAATTCGAAAATCTGCCATGGAATGGCTCAGATATGG CATCCGATGATACTCAAAAGTCCCATAGATCAAGGCATAGAAAGCATATATCATCTGGATCATCCTACAAGACCATGAGCAGGTCCCTCTCTTGCGACTCACAATCAAAGGGATCTGTTTCTACTCCTCGTGGGTCCATG GTTGACCTGAGTAAACTGGAGATGACTGCATTAAGGAGATATTGGCGACACTTTAAACTT gtTGATGCCAGCCCCAATCCATCTAGAGAGCAACTAGTTGAAGTTGTCCAGAGGCATTTCATGTCACAG CAACTGGATGAGTTGCAGGTCATAACCGGGTTCGTGCAAGCTGCAAAGAGATTGAAGATGGTATGCAAATGA
- the LOC127800817 gene encoding uncharacterized protein LOC127800817 isoform X1, which produces MLEAVESSVNGGFSHLQSCGDSSEEELSVLPRHTKVVVTGNNRTKSVLVGLQGVVKKAVGLGGWHWLVLTNGIEVKLQRNALSVIEAPTGNEEDDDLEFENLPWNGSDMGGFASDDTQKSHRSRHRKHISSGSSYKTMSRSLSCDSQSKGSVSTPRGSMKVDLSKLEMTALRRYWRHFKLVDASPNPSREQLVEVVQRHFMSQQLDELQVITGFVQAAKRLKMVCK; this is translated from the exons ATGCTGGAAGCCGTGGAGAGTTCGGTCAATGGCGGATTCTCGCACTTGCAGAGCTGCGGCGATAGCAGCGAAGAAGAGCTCTCCGTTCTGCCCCGTCACACCAAGGTCGTTGTGACCGGCAACAACCGGACAAAATCCGTTCTCGTTGGCCTCCAAGGAGTTGTCAAGAAGGCGGTTGGGCTCGGAGGCTGGCATTGGCTG GTCCTTACAAATGGCATAGAGGTAAAATTGCAAAGAAATGCCCTTAGTGTGATTGAAGCTCCTACTGGCAATGAGGAAGATGATGATCTAGAATTCGAAAATCTGCCATGGAATGGCTCAGATATGGGTGGGTTTG CATCCGATGATACTCAAAAGTCCCATAGATCAAGGCATAGAAAGCATATATCATCTGGATCATCCTACAAGACCATGAGCAGGTCCCTCTCTTGCGACTCACAATCAAAGGGATCTGTTTCTACTCCTCGTGGGTCCATG AAGGTTGACCTGAGTAAACTGGAGATGACTGCATTAAGGAGATATTGGCGACACTTTAAACTT gtTGATGCCAGCCCCAATCCATCTAGAGAGCAACTAGTTGAAGTTGTCCAGAGGCATTTCATGTCACAG CAACTGGATGAGTTGCAGGTCATAACCGGGTTCGTGCAAGCTGCAAAGAGATTGAAGATGGTATGCAAATGA
- the LOC127798706 gene encoding probable galacturonosyltransferase-like 1 codes for MMPKQPLLLLSLCIFSFFTAAAAAANLSQQFREAPQFYNSPDCPSMADAADEDDDDNNINDSSIYVCSEKAVHVAMTLDAAYIRGSMAAILSVLQHSSCPQNVVFHFVTSASASAGASLLRPTIAAAFPYLNFQLYTFDDSVVAGLISTSIRSALDCPLNYARSYLANILPLCVRKVVYLDSDLVLIDDIAKLAATPLGGEAVLAAPEYCNANFTTYFTPTFWSNPSLSLTFANRKACYFNTGVMVIDLDRWRAGDYTTKIEEWMELQKRIRIYELGSLPPFLLVFAGNIAPVDHRWNQHGLGGDNFRGLCRDLHPGPVSLLHWSGKGKPWARLDASRPCPLDALWAPYDLLKPPFSFDS; via the coding sequence ATGATGCCCAAACagccccttcttcttctctctctttgcattttttccttcttcaccgccgccgccgccgccgctaaTCTCTCTCAACAATTCCGGGAAGCCCCACAGTTCTACAACTCGCCGGACTGCCCATCCATGGCTGACGCCGCCGACGAAGACGACGACGACAACAATATTAACGACAGTAGCATCTACGTATGCTCCGAGAAAGCCGTCCATGTGGCGATGACCCTCGACGCCGCCTACATCCGCGGATCCATGGCGGCGATCCTCTCCGTCCTCCAACACTCCTCTTGCCCCCAGAACGTCGTCTTCCACTTCGTCacctccgcctccgcctccgccgGCGCGTCCCTCCTACGCCCCACCATCGCCGCGGCCTTCCCGTATCTCAACTTCCAACTCTACACCTTCGACGACTCCGTCGTCGCCGGCCTTATTTCGACGTCCATCCGCTCCGCCCTCGACTGCCCGCTAAACTACGCCCGGAGTTACCTGGCCAACATCCTCCCTCTCTGCGTCCGCAAAGTCGTCTACCTCGACTCCGACCTTGTACTCATCGACGACATTGCCAAGCTCGCCGCCACCCCTCTCGGCGGCGAAGCCGTCCTCGCCGCTCCGGAGTACTGCAACGCCAACTTCACCACCTATTTCACGCCAACCTTCTGGTCAAACCCGTCTCTCTCTCTGACCTTCGCCAACCGCAAGGCTTGCTACTTCAACACCGGCGTAATGGTGATAGATCTCGACCGTTGGCGCGCCGGCGACTATACGACCAAGATTGAAGAGTGGATGGAACTCCAGAAGCGAATTAGGATCTATGAGCTCGGTTCTTTGCCGCCCTTTTTGCTCGTATTCGCCGGGAACATAGCTCCGGTGGACCACCGGTGGAATCAACACGGCCTCGGGGGCGACAATTTCCGGGGACTTTGCCGGGATTTGCATCCGGGTCCGGTGAGCCTGTTACATTGGAGCGGGAAAGGTAAACCTTGGGCTCGACTAGACGCAAGCAGGCCGTGCCCATTGGATGCTTTGTGGGCACCTTACGATCTTCTGAAACCTCCTTTTTCATTTGATTCTTGA